Proteins co-encoded in one Microscilla marina ATCC 23134 genomic window:
- a CDS encoding SGNH/GDSL hydrolase family protein, with protein sequence MTQSLPFYLLLLWLTACGGTPNTNNSADTITQNAVLTPDTMTVSKKLTHDSMQTNEPNLTNDTTTCQEGDTLIIQEVKTLCLKNSLQKLTKLKLALQKGEVLKMVCFGNSITNGYKVGSYGVVANPYPYVLERLLKKKYPNAKLKIVKEGHNGWRSDQAVKEVDTLVLAKKPDWVTLMFGINDAYAGWTPKFFGQKMESLVKQLKAQDIEVIIFTPTPFTTAYNQKAIAYLPVLKALAKQYDCAFINLHQAILARIQKDKLELGKVLPDEVHFGDEYYQLIAEEIFRVFDQ encoded by the coding sequence ATGACTCAATCACTCCCTTTTTATTTGTTGTTGCTCTGGCTCACAGCCTGCGGAGGCACGCCCAATACCAACAACTCTGCCGATACAATCACTCAAAACGCGGTGCTCACGCCAGATACAATGACAGTTTCTAAAAAATTAACTCATGATAGTATGCAAACCAATGAACCTAACCTAACCAACGATACCACCACCTGCCAAGAAGGTGATACACTTATTATTCAGGAGGTAAAGACACTTTGCCTAAAAAACAGCCTGCAAAAGCTAACCAAGTTAAAACTGGCTTTACAAAAAGGGGAAGTACTAAAAATGGTATGCTTTGGCAATAGTATCACCAATGGCTACAAGGTGGGCAGTTATGGGGTGGTGGCCAATCCTTATCCTTATGTGTTGGAACGGCTGCTTAAGAAAAAATACCCTAATGCAAAGCTCAAGATAGTGAAAGAAGGACACAATGGCTGGCGTAGCGATCAGGCAGTAAAAGAGGTAGATACGTTGGTGCTTGCTAAAAAGCCTGATTGGGTAACCTTGATGTTTGGCATCAATGACGCTTACGCGGGTTGGACTCCGAAGTTTTTTGGGCAGAAGATGGAAAGCCTGGTAAAACAACTCAAAGCACAGGATATAGAAGTCATCATTTTTACCCCTACTCCTTTTACTACTGCCTATAACCAAAAAGCAATTGCTTATTTGCCTGTACTTAAGGCACTGGCCAAACAATACGATTGTGCTTTTATCAACTTGCATCAAGCTATCTTGGCACGCATCCAAAAAGACAAGCTTGAGTTGGGCAAGGTGTTACCCGATGAGGTACATTTTGGCGATGAATATTATCAATTGATTGCTGAGGAGATTTTTAGGGTGTTTGACCAGTAA
- a CDS encoding HAD family hydrolase, which produces MKLFISDCDGVLIDSEILAAQMMVEHLQTFGVHIGLNDYLRTWSGMTFSSIMNALANQHGFELPPDFVEVITQKHEAYAAAHLQPIAGVKEAYAQIALPKAVVSNSWLWQVKHAVEFVQMQEVFGDRMFSSEMVARPKPAPDIYLHVAAHFGLKPHEIVVVEDSKSGAKAAVDAGMHVVGFAGASHILDDHTDQLYKIGVKTVVSSMADLPKAVEDLRAQV; this is translated from the coding sequence ATGAAACTATTTATTAGTGACTGTGACGGGGTATTGATTGACAGCGAGATACTTGCTGCCCAAATGATGGTGGAACACCTACAGACTTTTGGGGTACACATTGGGCTTAACGACTACCTGCGTACCTGGTCGGGTATGACATTTAGCAGCATTATGAATGCGTTGGCAAACCAACACGGTTTTGAGTTACCTCCTGATTTTGTAGAAGTCATTACCCAAAAGCATGAAGCTTACGCTGCGGCTCACTTGCAACCCATCGCAGGAGTAAAGGAGGCATACGCCCAAATAGCCTTGCCCAAAGCGGTCGTGTCTAATAGTTGGTTGTGGCAGGTAAAACACGCCGTAGAGTTTGTGCAAATGCAAGAAGTTTTTGGCGATCGAATGTTTTCATCTGAAATGGTAGCACGCCCCAAGCCTGCGCCTGACATTTACTTACATGTAGCCGCCCATTTTGGGCTCAAGCCCCACGAGATAGTCGTAGTAGAAGATAGTAAATCGGGGGCTAAAGCGGCTGTAGATGCGGGTATGCATGTAGTGGGTTTTGCCGGAGCCAGTCATATTCTGGACGATCACACCGACCAATTGTACAAAATAGGAGTAAAAACAGTAGTAAGCAGCATGGCAGACCTACCCAAAGCAGTAGAAGACCTTCGGGCTCAAGTTTAA